A part of Paenibacillus sp. sptzw28 genomic DNA contains:
- a CDS encoding isocitrate lyase/phosphoenolpyruvate mutase family protein, translated as MNKIELFKKLHESDELLVLGNAWDLPSARVFEKAGFKAIGTTSWGIAASLGYADGEAIEFELQLSVIQRIVDNVQIPVTADIESGYGHNDETILSNVLKVANLGASGINIEDSMKGATGLKQLSDQCHLLTKIRGALDNNGFVHFFINARIDAYLLNLDPLNETLTRLKAYVESGASGIFVPGLKHEEEIKTIASCTSAPLNVMALPGLADCDKLKKLGVRRLSLGGALYRKTATLLEQCALEMLDSRDTSILFE; from the coding sequence ATGAACAAAATTGAACTGTTTAAAAAGCTACACGAGTCGGATGAACTGTTGGTGCTTGGAAACGCATGGGATTTGCCTTCTGCACGCGTTTTCGAAAAGGCGGGCTTCAAAGCGATCGGTACAACGAGCTGGGGGATAGCGGCCAGTCTGGGGTATGCGGACGGGGAAGCGATCGAATTCGAACTGCAGCTTTCCGTGATTCAACGAATTGTTGATAATGTACAAATTCCTGTCACAGCTGATATAGAGTCGGGTTATGGACATAACGATGAGACGATTCTCAGCAACGTATTGAAGGTTGCAAATCTAGGGGCTTCCGGAATCAACATCGAAGATTCGATGAAAGGTGCAACGGGGCTGAAGCAGCTCTCGGATCAATGCCATCTTCTTACCAAAATAAGAGGTGCCTTAGACAATAACGGTTTCGTTCATTTTTTTATCAACGCTAGGATCGACGCCTATCTTCTGAATCTAGATCCGCTCAACGAAACACTGACTCGGTTGAAAGCTTATGTGGAGAGCGGTGCATCCGGGATCTTCGTACCCGGGCTAAAGCATGAAGAAGAAATCAAAACAATCGCATCCTGCACATCTGCACCACTGAATGTAATGGCACTTCCTGGCCTTGCCGATTGTGACAAGTTGAAGAAACTGGGAGTAAGACGTCTAAGTTTAGGAGGAGCATTGTACCGTAAAACCGCTACGTTACTGGAGCAATGTGCGTTAGAGATGCTTGATTCTCGTGATACCTCAATCTTATTCGAATAA
- a CDS encoding DUF2199 domain-containing protein yields the protein MFEIKGYTCSCCGVYHDELPTSFGNPAPVYYDIASPEDQNKRFELGEELCIMDNEYYFIRGCIEIPIIDTDEHLIWGVWVSLSEANFNKTKEFWDNQELLEPMYGWLSTSLPCYPDTVSLKAFVHLRGNGLRPYIELEPTDHPLAVESKIGVTYERVQQIAEELCSNNEQ from the coding sequence GTGTTTGAAATTAAAGGATACACATGTAGTTGCTGTGGTGTTTACCATGATGAACTCCCGACGAGTTTCGGGAACCCGGCACCTGTTTATTACGACATTGCCTCGCCCGAGGATCAGAATAAGAGGTTTGAGCTAGGAGAAGAATTATGTATTATGGATAATGAGTATTATTTTATCCGTGGCTGCATTGAAATTCCTATTATCGATACCGATGAACACCTGATTTGGGGAGTATGGGTTTCTCTGAGCGAGGCTAATTTCAATAAAACAAAGGAGTTCTGGGACAACCAGGAATTACTTGAGCCAATGTATGGTTGGCTTTCTACTTCTTTGCCTTGTTATCCCGACACAGTAAGCTTAAAAGCATTTGTACACCTTAGAGGAAATGGACTAAGGCCTTACATCGAACTGGAACCTACAGACCATCCTTTAGCGGTAGAATCTAAAATTGGAGTTACATATGAACGTGTTCAACAGATAGCTGAAGAACTATGTTCAAATAACGAACAATGA
- a CDS encoding nucleoside monophosphate kinase, with product MAAAPFFIGFPRNIIQADALEIHLKSEGRGIDNVVYIDVDHHILIERLTGRWVCASCGETFHLISNPPKIIDRCDSCNEALIQREDDREETVKERLRVNDELTKQLEIYYGERGNFKKINGLKNINDVAKDILSVLKK from the coding sequence GTGGCAGCTGCTCCATTTTTCATTGGATTCCCCAGAAATATAATTCAGGCGGATGCATTAGAAATCCATCTGAAATCAGAAGGAAGGGGCATTGACAACGTTGTTTATATAGATGTCGATCATCACATCCTGATTGAGCGGCTAACCGGTAGATGGGTTTGTGCAAGCTGCGGCGAGACTTTCCACTTAATAAGTAATCCACCAAAGATAATTGATCGATGTGACTCCTGTAATGAGGCACTCATTCAGCGAGAGGATGACCGAGAAGAAACGGTAAAAGAACGTCTCAGGGTGAATGATGAGCTTACAAAACAACTAGAAATTTATTACGGTGAACGAGGGAATTTTAAAAAAATTAATGGTCTGAAAAATATTAATGATGTCGCAAAGGATATACTTAGTGTCTTAAAAAAATGA
- a CDS encoding phosphotransferase enzyme family protein, producing the protein MTKEVKERWAAEIAVHLKDQFGQSVREVVLIDKGWLNVKWKMVTDHGPLFVKYYHPERYKLHTRPERRSAIEKTLQLQHGLSKAGIPCPRVYFYNGQFIQETPSGLFYTVLDWVEGHIAQAGCLNSAHMFELGAATGRMHKWLQSVPPMDKPAWKPDRDAYLREWQGNWEKAQEAGDKTVMEWLSRSHAIVKSMDFRIFEPCKAGWLHWDLWVDNILLHEQGLAGIVDFDRMTMAYQEIDVARAVLSGSLRGGQMRMETARAFMDGYRGQLEVPQGMLSRAMSMIYLIESIWWLRTEVRIESELRGLLGRFVEEMHWIEDNWATLPDQLDNI; encoded by the coding sequence ATGACTAAAGAAGTGAAAGAGCGTTGGGCAGCGGAAATCGCGGTTCATCTTAAGGATCAGTTCGGACAATCCGTGAGAGAAGTGGTCTTAATCGATAAGGGCTGGCTCAACGTCAAGTGGAAGATGGTAACTGACCACGGGCCATTATTTGTAAAGTATTATCACCCGGAGCGATACAAGCTGCACACGCGTCCTGAAAGAAGAAGTGCAATCGAGAAGACGCTCCAACTGCAGCATGGGCTCAGTAAAGCCGGAATACCCTGCCCTAGGGTTTATTTTTATAACGGGCAGTTCATACAGGAAACTCCATCGGGTTTGTTTTATACAGTGCTGGATTGGGTCGAAGGACATATTGCTCAAGCCGGCTGCTTGAATTCTGCTCATATGTTTGAACTAGGCGCGGCAACTGGGCGAATGCATAAGTGGCTACAATCCGTACCACCAATGGACAAGCCTGCCTGGAAGCCGGACAGGGACGCCTATTTGCGAGAGTGGCAGGGCAACTGGGAGAAAGCGCAGGAGGCGGGAGATAAGACTGTAATGGAGTGGCTTAGTCGGTCACATGCCATTGTAAAATCAATGGATTTTCGCATCTTTGAACCATGCAAGGCCGGATGGTTGCATTGGGATTTGTGGGTGGATAATATTTTGCTGCATGAGCAGGGATTGGCCGGCATTGTTGATTTTGACCGAATGACGATGGCGTACCAGGAAATCGATGTGGCCCGTGCAGTCTTGTCAGGATCTTTGCGGGGCGGCCAGATGCGGATGGAGACAGCTCGAGCGTTTATGGATGGGTACCGTGGACAGTTGGAAGTACCACAAGGCATGCTTTCACGGGCTATGAGCATGATTTACTTGATCGAATCCATCTGGTGGCTTCGTACGGAGGTTCGTATTGAAAGCGAGCTTCGCGGATTACTTGGCCGGTTTGTCGAAGAAATGCATTGGATCGAAGATAATTGGGCAACATTGCCGGACCAATTGGATAATATATGA
- a CDS encoding NUDIX hydrolase, whose protein sequence is MTPKHIVSAAAIVVNERNEILLIRGPRRGWEMPGGQVEEGESLKDAAIRETKEESGIEIEVIKFCGVFQNVSACICNTLFLGRPVGGELTTTPESLEVGFFPIETAFEMVNWGNFKQRIELCLNEELHPFYVEFSIPLKDC, encoded by the coding sequence GTGACTCCAAAACATATAGTTTCTGCGGCAGCAATTGTAGTTAATGAACGTAACGAAATATTATTGATAAGGGGGCCTAGACGAGGATGGGAAATGCCAGGAGGGCAGGTTGAAGAAGGTGAATCTTTGAAAGATGCAGCGATAAGGGAAACAAAGGAGGAGAGCGGTATAGAGATAGAAGTGATCAAGTTTTGTGGTGTTTTTCAAAATGTAAGTGCTTGTATTTGTAACACTTTATTTTTAGGCAGACCAGTCGGAGGAGAATTAACAACTACCCCTGAGTCTTTAGAAGTAGGATTTTTTCCAATTGAAACAGCATTTGAAATGGTAAATTGGGGAAATTTCAAGCAGAGAATTGAGCTTTGCTTAAATGAAGAACTTCATCCTTTTTATGTTGAATTTTCCATTCCGCTTAAGGATTGCTAG
- the murA gene encoding UDP-N-acetylglucosamine 1-carboxyvinyltransferase — protein MKYIQAEYSGPLNGKVHIPGAKNSSLALLAAACLADDIVTLEGIPRIDDVRIVAGISRDIGMELKQEGGQVVIDPRWIHSAVIDPGKASSYRASYYFAGALLSKFGRVTIGFPGGDDFVSRPIDQHIKVFQALGAQVHIFKSYYVVEAAELKGADIYFDTITCGATINAMLSAVRAKGRTQLYNAAVDPEVVDTAAFLNRLGARIYGAGTENIRIEGVPYLNGGMHAVIPDRLIAGAFLMAAGLHGGQVTVMDVIPEHLGACLSKLEEVGMHVECGESHITAYGTGSLKATRIRAGMYPGFATDLQQPMTALLLQAKGKSIVTDRVFPKRFANVPQLRRLGAEIELRQESAFIRGGVPLQGGWVHATDVRAGTCLLLAGLAAEGSTFITGVEHIERGYEDVISSFRSIGAKLSMRELDVQELPGRIHMQG, from the coding sequence ATGAAGTATATACAGGCGGAGTATTCAGGCCCGCTGAACGGAAAGGTACATATACCGGGAGCGAAGAACAGTTCCCTTGCCCTGCTTGCCGCCGCTTGTCTGGCGGACGATATCGTAACGCTGGAGGGTATCCCGCGCATAGACGATGTCCGTATCGTTGCGGGGATTAGCCGGGATATCGGCATGGAGCTGAAACAGGAAGGCGGACAAGTCGTCATCGACCCGCGCTGGATTCACAGCGCCGTGATCGATCCGGGCAAGGCTTCGAGCTACCGGGCTTCTTATTATTTTGCAGGCGCGCTGCTGTCAAAATTCGGCAGAGTCACGATCGGATTCCCGGGAGGTGACGATTTCGTTTCAAGGCCGATCGATCAGCATATCAAGGTGTTTCAAGCGCTCGGGGCTCAGGTTCATATCTTCAAAAGTTATTACGTAGTCGAGGCCGCCGAGCTGAAGGGTGCGGATATTTATTTCGACACCATTACCTGCGGCGCGACAATTAATGCGATGCTGTCAGCTGTGCGGGCCAAAGGGAGGACGCAGCTGTACAACGCGGCAGTGGATCCAGAGGTGGTCGATACGGCCGCCTTCTTGAACCGGCTCGGCGCGCGGATATACGGGGCGGGAACGGAAAATATCCGCATTGAAGGCGTCCCTTATTTAAACGGGGGAATGCACGCGGTGATTCCGGACCGGCTCATCGCCGGCGCTTTTTTGATGGCGGCCGGGCTCCATGGGGGTCAAGTTACCGTCATGGACGTCATCCCTGAGCATCTTGGCGCTTGCCTCTCCAAACTGGAGGAGGTAGGGATGCATGTGGAATGTGGTGAAAGCCACATTACGGCTTACGGTACAGGCTCGCTCAAGGCAACGCGGATTCGTGCAGGCATGTATCCGGGCTTTGCCACCGATTTACAGCAGCCGATGACCGCACTTCTGCTGCAGGCTAAGGGCAAGAGCATCGTTACCGACCGCGTCTTTCCGAAGCGGTTCGCTAACGTGCCGCAGCTGCGGCGGCTGGGCGCAGAGATCGAGCTGCGACAAGAAAGCGCTTTTATCCGCGGCGGTGTTCCGCTGCAGGGCGGCTGGGTGCATGCTACGGATGTGCGTGCCGGCACCTGCCTGCTGCTTGCCGGCTTAGCTGCCGAGGGCAGCACGTTTATTACAGGCGTCGAGCACATCGAGCGCGGCTATGAGGATGTTATCAGCAGCTTCCGATCTATCGGGGCCAAGCTCTCCATGCGCGAGCTGGATGTGCAGGAGCTGCCCGGCCGGATCCACATGCAAGGGTAA
- a CDS encoding FHA domain-containing protein, which yields MNLSADETLVGRLSNQLTPDLAFTNAFISRQHFAIRKVQDKAVLYDLGSRHGTEINGVRLTPYSPYPLNNFDIIKLAKGMSVLHFSYMFADQTLEIEPLGITRQLEVPELSLTIHWEKRECVVEGKRIQMSEKEYLLIRVLHENANRLVPLEEIKSRVWPERSPGAEGVPDVTLDEMNALVYRVRKKYGKDTFLISAVRGSGYVLESELKSS from the coding sequence GTGAATTTGAGCGCGGATGAAACGCTGGTCGGCCGGTTATCCAATCAGTTGACTCCGGATTTGGCGTTTACGAACGCTTTTATTTCCCGGCAGCATTTCGCCATCCGCAAGGTGCAGGACAAGGCGGTGCTGTACGATTTGGGGAGTCGCCACGGAACGGAGATCAATGGCGTACGGTTAACACCTTACAGTCCATATCCACTGAACAATTTTGATATCATTAAGCTCGCCAAAGGGATGAGCGTCCTCCACTTTTCTTATATGTTTGCCGATCAAACCCTTGAAATCGAACCGCTCGGCATCACCAGGCAGCTGGAAGTCCCGGAGCTTTCACTGACGATTCATTGGGAGAAAAGGGAATGTGTGGTGGAAGGCAAGCGGATTCAGATGTCCGAAAAAGAATATTTGCTAATTCGTGTGCTTCATGAGAATGCGAACCGGCTCGTTCCGCTCGAGGAAATCAAATCCAGAGTATGGCCGGAACGATCGCCGGGAGCTGAAGGCGTCCCGGATGTGACGCTCGACGAAATGAATGCCCTGGTCTACCGAGTGCGCAAAAAATACGGCAAAGACACCTTTCTTATTAGCGCAGTGCGTGGCAGCGGCTACGTGCTCGAATCGGAATTGAAATCGTCATAA
- a CDS encoding ABC transporter permease, whose amino-acid sequence MEAAKKHFFSDMGVMLGRSMRHITRSMDTIITVTIMPIAFMLLFVYVFGGAIQTGTENYVNYLLPGILLIAVASGISYTAFRLFTDVQRGIFERFHSMPISRSTLLWGHVLTSLVSNAISVVVIILVALIMGFRSSAGLLPWLAVAGILMLFTLALTWVAAIAGLSAKSVDGASAFSYPLIFLPFISSAFVPTESMPSVVRAFAENQPVTAIVEAIRALLSDQPVGNDIWVALAWCVGILLVAYFFAMKVYKKRV is encoded by the coding sequence ATGGAGGCGGCAAAAAAACACTTTTTCAGCGATATGGGCGTTATGCTTGGTCGTTCCATGCGCCATATTACCCGTAGTATGGACACCATCATCACAGTCACCATCATGCCGATTGCGTTCATGTTGCTGTTCGTCTATGTGTTCGGCGGTGCAATTCAAACCGGAACTGAAAACTATGTGAATTACCTGCTGCCCGGTATACTCCTTATTGCCGTTGCTAGCGGAATATCCTACACGGCTTTCCGCCTGTTTACCGATGTGCAACGAGGCATATTCGAGCGGTTTCACTCCATGCCGATTTCACGTTCCACCTTACTGTGGGGGCATGTGCTGACCTCGCTGGTATCCAACGCCATATCGGTTGTCGTCATCATTCTCGTAGCGTTGATTATGGGCTTTCGTTCGTCGGCGGGGCTACTGCCATGGCTTGCAGTAGCCGGCATACTCATGCTGTTTACACTGGCGTTGACTTGGGTCGCGGCGATTGCCGGACTGTCCGCCAAATCAGTGGATGGCGCAAGCGCCTTTTCCTACCCGCTTATCTTCCTGCCGTTTATCAGCTCGGCGTTTGTGCCGACCGAGTCGATGCCGTCGGTCGTTCGCGCCTTTGCTGAAAACCAGCCGGTGACCGCGATCGTGGAGGCTATCCGTGCGCTGCTCTCAGATCAGCCGGTGGGCAATGATATATGGGTCGCTCTTGCGTGGTGCGTCGGGATTTTACTCGTAGCCTATTTCTTTGCTATGAAGGTGTATAAAAAGCGGGTGTGA
- a CDS encoding ABC transporter ATP-binding protein, protein MLNNSIQVIGLQKSYKQHQVLKGVDFEVEKGSIFALLGSNGAGKTTVVKILTTLLKKDSGTATVNGFDVATKPDNVREAISLTGQFAAVDEILTGRENLIMIAKLRYLKNPSQVADDLLKRFGLTDAADRRVSTYSGGMRRRLDIALSIVGKPQIIFLDEPTTGLDPEARIEVWKIVKELAGGGTTVFLTTQYLEEAEQLANRIAILHEGRIIASGSLSELKKLFPPAKVEYVEKQLTLEEIFLAIIGKKEAK, encoded by the coding sequence ATGCTAAATAATTCGATTCAAGTCATTGGACTGCAAAAGTCCTACAAGCAGCATCAAGTCCTAAAGGGCGTAGATTTCGAGGTGGAAAAGGGCAGTATTTTCGCCCTGCTCGGCTCCAACGGTGCGGGCAAAACAACAGTTGTCAAAATCCTCACCACGCTGCTCAAAAAAGACAGCGGAACCGCCACCGTTAACGGATTCGATGTTGCAACAAAACCCGACAATGTACGGGAGGCGATCAGTCTGACCGGGCAATTTGCCGCCGTGGACGAAATTTTGACCGGACGAGAAAATCTAATTATGATTGCCAAGCTGCGATACCTCAAAAATCCGAGTCAAGTTGCGGACGATTTGCTTAAACGCTTCGGCCTGACAGACGCCGCCGACCGCAGGGTATCTACTTATTCGGGTGGTATGCGCCGCAGGCTCGACATCGCCTTGAGCATTGTGGGAAAACCGCAGATCATTTTCCTCGACGAACCAACCACTGGGCTTGACCCCGAGGCACGTATTGAGGTTTGGAAGATTGTAAAGGAGCTTGCGGGCGGCGGCACGACGGTATTCCTGACTACACAGTATTTAGAGGAAGCTGAGCAGCTTGCCAACCGAATTGCCATTCTGCATGAGGGCAGGATTATCGCCAGCGGCTCGCTCTCCGAGCTAAAAAAACTGTTCCCACCTGCAAAGGTGGAGTATGTTGAAAAACAGCTGACATTGGAGGAAATATTCCTCGCAATCATCGGCAAAAAGGAGGCAAAGTAA
- a CDS encoding pentapeptide repeat-containing protein, whose protein sequence is MNEKLNKYLNGVFAPYDGIKSVTELKADLLSDLQERFRELKAEGRDDETAFEMTIDSIGDIEETVQEVANISRSLERQVVTNLSASNLVKSDFAGVIAHKGKFAASALRGSDFTGADLTGSTFASSDVREARFDGANLTDCNLSTLDIANASFNKSILVRTNFSKSGLDGAKFTGVKLTDVTFSMTDLRKTIFENCIFDGVEFKSSDLGGLCFDGQTFIGVKFDKTSLNEVSFKGATLKNVSFQAFFSLTNKYYRSIKTICFDGAIMDKLTYAALKGMGADLSKVTVR, encoded by the coding sequence ATGAATGAGAAATTGAACAAGTATTTGAACGGTGTTTTCGCACCGTACGATGGGATAAAAAGCGTCACCGAATTAAAGGCCGACCTGCTCTCCGATTTGCAGGAGCGGTTCCGTGAACTCAAAGCCGAAGGCAGGGACGATGAAACAGCTTTTGAGATGACAATTGACAGCATCGGCGACATTGAGGAAACGGTACAAGAGGTGGCTAACATCTCCCGCTCGCTCGAACGGCAGGTGGTGACAAACCTAAGCGCGAGCAACCTGGTGAAGAGCGACTTTGCGGGTGTTATCGCGCATAAGGGAAAATTTGCAGCGAGTGCGTTACGAGGCTCCGACTTTACGGGTGCTGACTTGACGGGCAGCACATTTGCGAGCAGCGATGTGCGTGAAGCCCGTTTCGACGGCGCAAACCTGACCGACTGCAACCTGTCCACTCTTGACATTGCGAATGCGAGCTTCAATAAATCCATCCTTGTGCGCACTAACTTCAGCAAGTCGGGACTGGACGGAGCAAAATTCACAGGTGTAAAATTGACCGACGTCACGTTCTCCATGACCGACCTTAGAAAAACAATCTTTGAAAACTGTATTTTTGACGGCGTGGAGTTCAAATCTTCCGATCTGGGAGGTCTGTGTTTTGACGGGCAAACCTTTATCGGTGTCAAGTTTGACAAGACGTCGCTGAACGAAGTTTCGTTTAAGGGCGCGACACTCAAAAATGTGTCTTTTCAGGCATTTTTTTCGTTGACCAATAAGTATTACCGTTCCATCAAAACCATCTGCTTTGACGGCGCAATCATGGATAAGCTGACCTATGCCGCGCTTAAAGGCATGGGTGCCGATTTGTCCAAGGTAACTGTTCGATAA
- a CDS encoding PadR family transcriptional regulator, with protein MSENKITSDLLRGHTDTMILRLLSEADRYGYEIVKLIAERSGGEYELKEATMYSSVRRLEVDGDIEWYWGDESQGGRRKYFRITDKGKTTYARNKSNWEYAKRVLENLL; from the coding sequence GTGAGCGAGAACAAAATCACATCCGATCTGCTGCGGGGACATACTGATACGATGATTTTACGGCTCTTGTCCGAAGCTGACCGCTACGGCTATGAGATTGTCAAGCTGATTGCCGAGCGCTCGGGTGGTGAGTATGAATTAAAGGAAGCGACGATGTACTCCAGCGTCCGCCGGCTTGAGGTGGACGGTGATATCGAGTGGTATTGGGGCGATGAATCTCAGGGCGGACGGCGTAAATATTTTAGGATTACCGACAAGGGCAAGACGACCTACGCCCGCAACAAAAGCAACTGGGAGTATGCGAAACGCGTGCTTGAAAACTTATTATAG
- the ppsA gene encoding phosphoenolpyruvate synthase, which translates to MSSLVLGFQEMDKTQLLLVGGKGLNLGELSKIEGMQVPEGFCVTTVGYQQAIEQNETYHALLDRLTMLKAEDRGQIGDISRKIRQIIMEVEIPSDVVKAVTHYLTKLGDKHAYAVRSSATAEDLPHASFAGQQDTYLNIIGEEAIMQHISKCWASLFTDRAVMYRMQNGFNHSQVYISVIVQRMVFPQASGILFTADPITSNRKLLSIEASFGLGEALVSGLVSADCYKVQEEEIVDKMIATKKLAIYGRKEGGTETQQIDPDQQKTQTLTEQQILQLARIGRQIEAYFGYPQDIEWCLVDDTFYIVQSRPITTLYPIPEANDQENHVYVSVGHQQMMTDPIKPLGLSFYLLITPAPMRKAGGRLFVDVTAMLASPSGRETLVNVLGKSDPLIRDALITIIEREDFIKSSPKGEKEPGPAKSNKKISPADYQTKIEYDPTIVPALIKRSETSINELKHNIQTKSGLGLFDFILEDIQELKKVVSDPQSFGVIMTAMNASSWINEKMKEWLGEKNAADTLSQSVPNNITSEMGLALLDVADVIRPYPEVIEYLKHVKDDNFLDELVKFDGGKETRDAIYAYLNKYGMRCAGEIDITRTRWSEKPTTLVLMILNNIKNFEPNASNRKFEQGRQAALNKEQELLDRLKQLPDGEEKAQETKRMIDLIRNFAGYREYPKYAIVSRYFVYKQALLKEAEQLIQAGVIHEKEDIYYLTFEELHEVVRTNKLDCQIISKRKDEYKFFEKLTPPRVFTSDGEIIAGKYKRENLPVEAIVGLPVSSGVIEGRARVILKMEDADLGDGDILVTSFTDPSWTPLFISIKGLVTEVGGLMTHGAVIAREYGLPAVVGVENATKLIKDGQRIRVHGTEGYIEIL; encoded by the coding sequence ATGAGTTCATTGGTTCTCGGTTTTCAGGAAATGGATAAAACGCAGCTTTTGCTCGTTGGCGGAAAAGGGTTAAATTTAGGGGAATTATCAAAAATTGAAGGAATGCAAGTACCAGAAGGATTTTGTGTTACAACAGTGGGATATCAACAAGCTATTGAACAAAACGAAACGTATCATGCTTTGTTGGATCGACTTACAATGCTGAAAGCAGAAGATCGAGGTCAAATTGGTGATATCAGCAGGAAGATTCGACAAATCATTATGGAAGTAGAAATTCCTTCCGATGTTGTGAAAGCAGTTACTCACTATCTCACCAAACTTGGTGATAAACATGCTTATGCAGTGCGTTCTAGTGCGACTGCTGAAGATTTACCACATGCCTCTTTTGCTGGCCAACAAGACACCTATTTAAATATCATCGGCGAAGAGGCAATCATGCAGCATATCAGCAAATGTTGGGCTTCCCTATTTACGGACCGCGCGGTAATGTACCGTATGCAAAATGGATTTAACCACAGTCAAGTTTATATATCCGTTATCGTTCAAAGGATGGTTTTCCCACAGGCTTCAGGGATTTTATTTACCGCTGATCCGATTACTTCCAACCGAAAGCTGCTATCAATCGAAGCAAGTTTTGGACTTGGAGAAGCACTGGTCTCCGGCTTGGTATCTGCCGATTGTTATAAAGTACAGGAAGAGGAAATCGTCGATAAGATGATAGCAACCAAAAAATTGGCTATCTATGGACGGAAAGAAGGCGGAACAGAGACCCAGCAGATCGATCCTGATCAGCAAAAGACTCAAACACTTACCGAACAACAAATTTTACAGCTGGCACGCATCGGAAGACAGATCGAAGCTTATTTTGGTTACCCACAAGATATCGAATGGTGTTTGGTTGATGATACATTTTACATTGTTCAGAGTCGGCCAATCACTACTTTATACCCGATCCCTGAAGCGAATGATCAAGAAAATCACGTTTACGTATCTGTCGGTCATCAACAAATGATGACTGACCCCATAAAACCATTGGGATTGTCTTTTTACCTGTTAATAACTCCTGCACCCATGCGTAAAGCTGGCGGAAGGTTGTTTGTCGATGTTACAGCTATGCTGGCTTCACCTTCCGGCAGGGAAACTTTAGTAAATGTCCTGGGAAAATCCGATCCGCTCATAAGAGACGCATTAATAACCATCATTGAGCGCGAAGATTTTATCAAATCGTCACCAAAAGGTGAAAAAGAACCGGGTCCCGCTAAAAGCAATAAAAAGATCTCGCCTGCGGATTATCAAACAAAAATCGAATACGATCCGACAATAGTACCTGCTTTGATTAAGCGCAGTGAAACATCGATTAACGAGTTAAAGCATAACATCCAAACGAAATCAGGATTAGGTTTATTTGATTTTATTCTGGAAGATATCCAGGAATTAAAGAAGGTTGTATCTGACCCGCAAAGTTTTGGTGTAATCATGACTGCTATGAACGCTTCATCATGGATTAACGAAAAAATGAAGGAGTGGTTAGGTGAAAAAAATGCAGCAGACACGCTTTCTCAATCTGTGCCAAACAATATCACTTCGGAAATGGGTCTGGCGCTATTGGATGTCGCAGATGTGATTCGTCCTTATCCGGAAGTCATTGAGTATTTAAAACATGTAAAAGATGATAACTTTTTGGATGAACTGGTTAAGTTTGATGGTGGAAAGGAAACCCGGGACGCTATCTATGCTTATCTCAACAAATATGGGATGCGATGTGCCGGTGAAATCGATATTACTAGAACCCGGTGGAGCGAAAAGCCAACCACACTTGTCCTCATGATTCTTAATAATATCAAAAACTTTGAGCCTAATGCCAGCAATCGGAAATTTGAGCAAGGGCGGCAGGCAGCTTTGAATAAAGAACAAGAGTTATTGGATCGCTTGAAGCAATTACCGGATGGTGAAGAAAAAGCCCAAGAAACAAAACGAATGATCGACCTGATCCGAAATTTCGCCGGTTATCGTGAATATCCTAAATACGCCATAGTTAGTCGCTACTTCGTTTATAAGCAGGCTTTACTGAAAGAAGCCGAACAACTCATACAAGCGGGCGTTATTCATGAAAAAGAAGATATTTACTACCTCACTTTTGAAGAACTTCACGAAGTCGTACGCACAAATAAACTGGATTGCCAGATCATCAGCAAACGAAAAGACGAGTACAAATTTTTTGAAAAACTAACTCCACCACGTGTTTTCACGTCTGATGGTGAAATCATTGCAGGCAAGTACAAACGAGAAAATCTCCCAGTCGAAGCTATTGTAGGTCTACCTGTTTCTTCCGGAGTCATAGAGGGACGTGCACGTGTTATCTTAAAAATGGAAGATGCTGATCTGGGAGATGGAGATATATTAGTCACTTCATTTACCGATCCTAGCTGGACACCATTGTTTATATCCATTAAAGGACTAGTCACCGAAGTTGGCGGTCTGATGACCCATGGAGCAGTTATCGCACGTGAATATGGTTTGCCGGCTGTTGTCGGAGTGGAAAATGCCACCAAACTGATAAAAGATGGGCAACGAATTCGCGTGCATGGAACAGAAGGGTATATCGAAATATTGTAA